CCCCCGTCAGTGCCCATGGCCTGCCTCTCCGAGTGCTGCGCTGCTGCCGTCACCGGCTCCTCCGTCTGTTGCGGCTCACATGGTGGCACGGTGCGCTGTCAGGGCGTCGGCCTCCCGCAGGTGTCGGTCCGATAACGGACGCGACAGGCCTTCTTATACACCCTTGACACCCCTAAAGGTCTAGGCCAAGCTCCCGGTACTGGTCTAAACCATTAAAGACCAGGTCCCAGCCTCACGGGCAGTACACGCCGCATGGTTGTTGCGGCGGAACGGCGTTCTCGGGTGGTGGGGGGAAGTTTCTTGCATCCCTGAGGAGGGTGTCGTGAAGCGCAAGCTCATCGCGGCTATCGGCGTTGCGGGCATGTTGGTCAGCATCGCTGCGTGTGGATCCGACGACAAGAAGAGCACCGACGCCAAGGGCTCGGACGTCAAGTCCCTGAAGGTCTGGCTCACGGTCGACGCTCAGAAGAACTGGCCGGAGCTGGTCAAGGCCGCCGACGACGCGATCGTGGCCAAGCACCCGGGCATCAAGATCACGCACGAGTACTACGGCTGGCCGGACAAGAACGCCAAGCTCGACGCCGTACTCGCCACGGACAAGGCTCCGGACGTGGTCGAGATGGGCAACACCGAGATGCTGCCCTACGTCATCAAGGGCGCGTTCGCCGAGCTCGACGCCTCGAAGTTCGACAACTCCGCCAACTGGCTTGACGGGCTGAAGGCTTCGGCCACGTACGACGGCAAGACCTACGGTGTTCCGTACTACGCCGGTGGCCGTGTCGCCACGTGGCGCAAGGACATCGCCAAGGACGCCGGCATCACCGCCGTCCCGAAGACGTACACCGAGCTGACCGCCGACCTGGACAAGATCCAGGCGAAGAAGGGCGACAAGTTCAGCGCCTGGTACCAGCCCACCCGTGACTGGTACGCGGCCGGTTCCTTCATCTACGACGCCGGCGGCTCCATCGCGAAGGAGGAGGGCGGCCAGTTCAAGGGCAACCTTTCCTCGCCGGAGTCCATCAAGGGCCTCAACGAGTTCAAGAGCGTCGTCGACAAGTACATGAAGGGCGACAAGACGAAGGACGAGTCCGACCGTCCGATCGTCTACGGCCAGGGCAAGTCTGCCCTGATCTTCGGCGCCGGCTGGGAGGGCGGCACCGCTGCCCTTCCGGAGAACGACAAGGTCGGCAAGATCGCCGACAAGCTCGAGACCTTCACGATGCCCGGCCCGTCCGGCAAGGCCATCCCGGTCTTCCTCGGTGGCTCCGACCTGGCCGTCCCGGTCAAGTCCAAGGCGCAGGGCGTCGCGGCCGAGTGGATCAACGCCTTCACCGGCACGAGCGGCCAGAAGGTTCTCGTCGGCAAGGGCAACCTGCCCAACAACAAGACGGACCTCGCGCCGCTGAAGAACGACCCGAAGACGGCCGTCAACGCGGCCGCCGCCGAGAACAGCTGGTTCGTTCCCATGGCGCCGGGCTGGGGCCAGGTCGAGAAGGCCCAGGTCCTGCAGACCATGCTGCAGGCCATCGGTACGGGCAAGAAGTCGGTGGAGGACGCTGCGAAGGAAGCAGACGCCGCCATCGACAAGGTCATCAACACCAAGTGACCTGACGGGCGGGCCCGTTGACACTCAACGGGCCCGCCCTGCTGCCCGTACGCACGAAAGGGATCGTTGAGGAGCACGCGATGAGTGCCGCAGAGACAACTACCGCAAAGGTGCCGCCGCAGCGGCGCTCGCCATCGCCGGACTCCGGAACGAGAGGCCCTGGCAAGAAGGGCAAGAAGGGCAAGAAGGGCGTCTCGACGAGCGCCGCAGTGCCGTGGGCGCTGCTCGCGCCCTGTCTGCTCGTCCTCGCCCTCGTCCTCGGCTACCCGCTCTACCGGCTGGTCCGGCTCTCCTTCGAGAAGTTCGGACAGTCCCAGCTCTGGGGCTTCCAGCCGACGAAGTCGGTCGGCTTCGACAACTTCTCCACGGTCCTGGGCGACAGCGAGTTCTGGCACGTCGTCGTCCGCACCATCGTGTTCGCCCTCTCGGCCGTCGTGCTGACGATGGTGCTCGGGATGCTCATCGCGCTGCTTCTCCAGCGCGTGTCGGGCTGGGTGAAGACGCTCATCAACATTGCGCTCGTGGCGAGTTGGGGCATGCCCATCATCGTCGCGGTCACCATCTTCAAGTGGATGTTCGACTCCCAGTACGGGGTCTTCAATTACGTCCTCAGCAAGATCCCCGGCGTGGACTTCAACGGCCACAACTGGTTCGCCAGCGGCACCCAGGGCCTCGCGGTCATCATGATCCTGGTGGTGTGGGGAGCGGTCCCGTTCGTCGTCATCACCATCAACGCCGGCCTCACCCAGGTGCCCAAGGAGCTCGAAGAGGCCGCGCGCCTCGACGGAGCGGGCGGCTGGGGCGTGTTCCGCCACGTCACGCTGCCGATCCTCAAGCCCATCCTCGTGATGCTCGCGACGCTCTCGGTCATCTGGGACATGGGGGTGTTCCCGCAGGTGTTCGTGATGCGAAACGGCCACCCCGAGGCTGAGTTCCAGCTGCTCACCACGTACTCGTACGAGAAGGCCTTCGTGGTCAACGACTACTCGCAGGGGTCGGCGATCGCCCTGATCACCGTGCTGCTCCTGCTGGGTGTGGTCGCCGTGTACATGCGCCAGATGCTCAAGATCGGAGACGTGGAGTGACGACCACGACAGCGGCACCCGCAGCCGCCAAGCTCAAGGCCCCCCGCCGACGCAAGTCCAAGCTGGGCTGGAACGTCATCGGCATCCTGGTCTTCGTCGTCGTCGGCTTCCCGGTCTACTGGATGCTGAACACGGCGTTCAAGCCGGCCAAGGACGCGATCGACCCCAACCCGCACTTCTTCCCCAGGACCTTCACCCTGGCGAACTTCGACCGTGCGCTGAACATCTCCGACTTCTGGGGCCCCATCGGCCGCAGCGCGATCGTCTCGCTCTCGGTGGTGGCCATCGGCCTGGTCGTCGGTCTGCTGGCCGCCCTGGCCATCTCCCGGTTCGCCTTCCGCGGCCGCAAGATCGTGATCGTCGGCATCCTCGCGGTGCAGATGGTCCCGCTCGTCGCCATGATCATCCCGGTCTTCCTGCTGCTGAACGACCTCGGTCAGTACGACCAGCTCACCGGCCTGATCATCACGTACCTCACCTTCATCCTCCCGTTCACGGTGTGGACCCTCCGGGGCTTCATCGTCAACATCCCCAAGGAGCTCGAAGAGGCCGCGATGGTCGACGGCTGCACGAAGACCGGCGCCTTCATCCGCGTCGTCTTCCCGCTGCTCGCCCCGGGCATGGTCGCCACCTCCGTCTACGGCTTCATCCAGGCGTGGAACGAGTACCTCTACGCTCTGATGCTGCTGAGCCAGCAGAAGCAGACCGCCACCGTCTGGCTGTCGACCTTCACCACCCAGCACGGCACCGAGTACGCCCCGATGATGGCCGGTTCCACCATGATGGCTGTGCCCGTGGTGATCCTCTTCCTCCTCGTCCAGCGCAAGATGGCCGCAGGTCTGACGGCCGGCGCCGTGAAGGGATGACGCCCCTCCATGACCACGATCGCATCCAGCACTGACACGCTGACCCGCGACGCCCTCGCGGTGCTCCAGCCCGGCTTCGTCGGGACGACCGCGCCCGAGTGGCTGCTGCGGCAGATCCGCGAAGGCCTCTCCTCCGTCGGCCTCTTCGGCCGCAACATCGA
The sequence above is drawn from the Streptomyces sp. NBC_01465 genome and encodes:
- a CDS encoding carbohydrate ABC transporter permease, with amino-acid sequence MSAAETTTAKVPPQRRSPSPDSGTRGPGKKGKKGKKGVSTSAAVPWALLAPCLLVLALVLGYPLYRLVRLSFEKFGQSQLWGFQPTKSVGFDNFSTVLGDSEFWHVVVRTIVFALSAVVLTMVLGMLIALLLQRVSGWVKTLINIALVASWGMPIIVAVTIFKWMFDSQYGVFNYVLSKIPGVDFNGHNWFASGTQGLAVIMILVVWGAVPFVVITINAGLTQVPKELEEAARLDGAGGWGVFRHVTLPILKPILVMLATLSVIWDMGVFPQVFVMRNGHPEAEFQLLTTYSYEKAFVVNDYSQGSAIALITVLLLLGVVAVYMRQMLKIGDVE
- a CDS encoding extracellular solute-binding protein: MKRKLIAAIGVAGMLVSIAACGSDDKKSTDAKGSDVKSLKVWLTVDAQKNWPELVKAADDAIVAKHPGIKITHEYYGWPDKNAKLDAVLATDKAPDVVEMGNTEMLPYVIKGAFAELDASKFDNSANWLDGLKASATYDGKTYGVPYYAGGRVATWRKDIAKDAGITAVPKTYTELTADLDKIQAKKGDKFSAWYQPTRDWYAAGSFIYDAGGSIAKEEGGQFKGNLSSPESIKGLNEFKSVVDKYMKGDKTKDESDRPIVYGQGKSALIFGAGWEGGTAALPENDKVGKIADKLETFTMPGPSGKAIPVFLGGSDLAVPVKSKAQGVAAEWINAFTGTSGQKVLVGKGNLPNNKTDLAPLKNDPKTAVNAAAAENSWFVPMAPGWGQVEKAQVLQTMLQAIGTGKKSVEDAAKEADAAIDKVINTK
- a CDS encoding carbohydrate ABC transporter permease, yielding MTTTTAAPAAAKLKAPRRRKSKLGWNVIGILVFVVVGFPVYWMLNTAFKPAKDAIDPNPHFFPRTFTLANFDRALNISDFWGPIGRSAIVSLSVVAIGLVVGLLAALAISRFAFRGRKIVIVGILAVQMVPLVAMIIPVFLLLNDLGQYDQLTGLIITYLTFILPFTVWTLRGFIVNIPKELEEAAMVDGCTKTGAFIRVVFPLLAPGMVATSVYGFIQAWNEYLYALMLLSQQKQTATVWLSTFTTQHGTEYAPMMAGSTMMAVPVVILFLLVQRKMAAGLTAGAVKG